A window of the Herpetosiphonaceae bacterium genome harbors these coding sequences:
- a CDS encoding CpaF family protein, with translation MREPDQTKTAEIRRKVQERLIETMDPRIDTNNVAVIQRQVDEILTSVLDGEGMVIGRTERARLLEVIMHDITGLGPLEDLLAEADISEIMVNGPQQIYVERKGKLQKVATTFLNDEHAMRIIDRIIAPLGRRVDESSPMVDARLKDGSRVNVIIRPISLLGPVITIRKFAKERITVEDMIRYGTITREMADLLNACIKARLNVVVAGGTGSGKTTTLNILSGFIPDDERIVTVENAAELQLRQDHVVTLESRPASVEGTGEVTMMDLIINSLRMRPDRVIVGECRGGETLAMLQAMNTGHDGSLTTLHANTPRDAMSRIETMCLMAGMDLPIRAIREQTASAVDLIVQQARLKDGSRKIINITEVVGMEGDTVQLQDIFVFEQTGVDERGKIVGRLRPTGVRPRFVEKFEAYGIYLPPGIFGTNDRFM, from the coding sequence GTGCGCGAGCCTGATCAGACCAAGACCGCCGAGATCCGCCGCAAAGTTCAGGAGCGGCTGATCGAAACGATGGACCCACGGATCGATACCAATAATGTCGCCGTGATCCAGCGCCAGGTCGACGAGATTCTGACGAGCGTGCTGGACGGCGAGGGCATGGTGATCGGACGGACGGAGCGCGCGCGGCTGCTGGAAGTGATCATGCATGATATTACCGGCCTTGGCCCGCTCGAAGATTTGCTGGCCGAGGCGGATATTAGCGAAATTATGGTGAACGGCCCGCAGCAGATCTATGTCGAGCGCAAAGGCAAGCTCCAGAAAGTCGCGACGACGTTTCTCAACGACGAGCACGCGATGCGGATCATCGACCGGATTATCGCGCCGCTTGGCCGACGTGTCGACGAGTCTTCGCCGATGGTCGACGCGCGGCTCAAAGACGGCTCGCGTGTCAACGTGATTATTCGCCCGATCTCGCTGCTCGGCCCGGTGATCACGATCCGTAAGTTTGCCAAGGAGCGCATCACCGTCGAGGATATGATCCGCTACGGGACGATCACGCGCGAGATGGCCGATCTGCTCAATGCCTGTATCAAGGCGCGCCTGAATGTGGTGGTGGCGGGCGGTACCGGCTCCGGCAAGACGACGACGCTAAACATTTTGTCGGGCTTCATCCCCGACGACGAGCGGATCGTGACGGTTGAAAACGCCGCCGAGCTGCAACTGCGGCAAGATCACGTCGTTACGCTCGAATCGCGGCCCGCATCGGTTGAGGGCACCGGCGAGGTGACGATGATGGATCTGATCATCAACTCGCTGCGTATGCGTCCCGACCGCGTGATCGTCGGCGAGTGCCGTGGCGGCGAGACGCTGGCGATGTTGCAGGCGATGAATACAGGCCACGACGGCTCGCTGACCACGCTGCACGCCAACACGCCCCGCGATGCGATGTCGCGTATCGAGACAATGTGCCTGATGGCGGGTATGGACCTGCCGATCCGCGCGATCCGCGAGCAGACGGCCTCGGCGGTCGATCTGATCGTCCAGCAGGCGCGGCTCAAGGACGGCTCGCGCAAAATCATCAACATCACCGAAGTCGTGGGCATGGAAGGCGACACGGTCCAGCTTCAAGATATTTTCGTCTTTGAGCAAACCGGCGTCGATGAGCGCGGCAAAATCGTTGGACGCCTGCGGCCTACCGGTGTTCGTCCGCGCTTCGTCGAAAAGTTCGAGGCATACGGCATCTATCTGCCGCCGGGTATCTTCGGCACTAACGATCGCTTTATGTAG
- a CDS encoding AI-2E family transporter, which produces MEERRNDLFTRPGDRPPQSDIAWPTLLRTIGRWALVLGTLWLIGWILMRAGATLTPFIIGLVLAYLLLPIVKRLDRYMPRWASITSVYLVGLILFELLLVFVLPPAIDQIQQFGRNIPVWFEQSNQFVSDRIADFQRTAPEEVQQQVNQQVKNIQTTLQRNATTYAQRVGGFILDSIVGVFATISFLLGFLIIPFFLFYILLDTNKLPKAIDTLLHPRIRADFWNIWRIIDGVFGRYIRGQITLGIIIAITSFIGLNLLNLFGFNIRYTVLLAIIAGIGELIPVVGPIISAIPAILVGIGGGWSTVAAVVVLYVLIQQLENQILVPRIVGNTLRLHAAILMALLVLAAAVGGLGLVILSAPLAAIGRDVFIYLHRRLREPPQPPNLAIADLMPEEESAEPVQQSRTTVSQGVEQS; this is translated from the coding sequence GTGGAGGAGCGCCGGAACGATCTGTTCACCAGGCCCGGAGATCGCCCGCCGCAATCCGATATCGCCTGGCCGACGCTTCTGCGCACGATCGGGCGCTGGGCGCTGGTGCTGGGAACGCTCTGGCTGATCGGCTGGATCTTGATGCGCGCGGGCGCGACGCTGACGCCGTTTATTATCGGCCTGGTCCTGGCCTACCTGCTGCTGCCGATCGTCAAGAGGCTCGATCGATATATGCCGCGCTGGGCCTCGATCACGTCGGTCTACCTGGTGGGCCTGATCCTTTTTGAGCTGCTGCTGGTCTTCGTGTTGCCGCCAGCGATCGACCAGATTCAGCAATTCGGCAGGAATATTCCTGTCTGGTTTGAGCAAAGCAACCAGTTCGTCAGCGATCGGATTGCCGACTTTCAGCGCACCGCTCCCGAAGAAGTGCAGCAGCAGGTCAATCAGCAGGTAAAGAACATCCAGACCACGCTTCAGCGTAACGCCACGACCTACGCGCAGCGCGTCGGCGGATTTATCCTCGACAGCATCGTCGGCGTGTTCGCGACGATCAGCTTCTTGCTTGGCTTCTTAATCATCCCGTTCTTCCTGTTCTATATTTTATTAGACACCAACAAGCTGCCAAAAGCGATCGATACGTTACTTCATCCCAGGATTCGCGCCGACTTCTGGAATATATGGCGTATTATTGATGGCGTTTTCGGTCGCTACATTCGCGGCCAGATCACCCTGGGAATAATCATCGCGATCACGTCATTCATCGGGCTGAATCTACTCAACCTATTCGGCTTCAACATCCGGTACACCGTCCTCCTGGCGATCATTGCGGGCATCGGCGAGCTTATTCCAGTCGTCGGGCCGATTATCAGCGCGATCCCTGCGATTCTGGTAGGTATCGGCGGTGGATGGTCGACTGTTGCCGCCGTGGTGGTCCTCTATGTGCTGATCCAGCAGCTTGAGAATCAGATCCTGGTGCCACGGATCGTCGGCAACACGCTGCGGCTGCACGCGGCGATTCTGATGGCCCTGCTGGTGCTCGCCGCCGCTGTTGGCGGCCTGGGCCTGGTGATTTTATCAGCGCCGCTGGCCGCGATCGGGCGGGATGTGTTTATCTATCTCCATCGCCGGTTGCGGGAGCCGCCGCAGCCGCCGAATCTGGCAATTGCCGATCTGATGCCGGAGGAAGAATCAGCGGAGCCGGTACAACAGTCACGTACGACAGTGTCTCAGGGGGTGGAACAGTCCTAA
- the hppD gene encoding 4-hydroxyphenylpyruvate dioxygenase, translating into MTERELSRSSEQDFLPLKGIDYVEFYVGNARQAAHFYRLAFGFKPIAYAGLETGVRDRTSYVMQQRNIRLVLTGALGPDSPIAEHVKEHGDGVKDIAFTVDDAAAAFEETVKRGARPVMEPTVFEGQKGRIIKSTIAAYGDTVHSFIQRDEYHGTFFPKFHAIKNPPPATPTGLAAIDHIVGNVELGKMNDWVEFYNQVLGFHQLQAFTDDDISTEYSALMSKVVENGEGRIKFPINEPAEGKKKSQIDEYLQYYRGPGAQHLALITGDIIETVRALRANGVDFLRTPDTYYEMLSDRVGKIDEDINILRELNILVDRDDEGYLLQIFTRPLQDRPTVFFEIIQRKGARGFGAGNFKALFEAIEREQALRGNL; encoded by the coding sequence ATGACTGAGCGCGAACTCTCTCGCAGTTCGGAACAGGATTTTCTACCCCTCAAAGGAATTGATTATGTCGAGTTCTATGTAGGCAATGCGCGGCAGGCGGCGCATTTCTACCGGCTAGCCTTTGGCTTCAAGCCGATCGCCTACGCGGGGCTGGAAACCGGTGTCAGGGATCGCACATCCTATGTGATGCAGCAGCGGAATATTCGGCTGGTCTTGACGGGCGCGCTTGGCCCCGACAGCCCGATCGCCGAGCATGTCAAAGAGCACGGCGACGGCGTTAAGGATATTGCCTTTACGGTGGACGATGCCGCAGCGGCGTTTGAGGAAACGGTCAAGCGCGGCGCGCGGCCCGTGATGGAGCCGACGGTCTTTGAAGGACAGAAAGGCCGGATCATCAAGTCGACGATCGCCGCCTATGGCGATACTGTTCACTCATTCATTCAGCGCGACGAGTATCACGGCACGTTCTTTCCCAAGTTCCACGCCATCAAAAATCCACCGCCCGCGACGCCAACCGGGCTGGCCGCGATCGACCATATCGTCGGCAACGTAGAGCTGGGAAAAATGAACGATTGGGTTGAGTTTTACAATCAGGTACTCGGCTTCCACCAGCTCCAGGCGTTCACCGACGACGACATCTCAACCGAGTACAGCGCGCTGATGTCGAAGGTTGTAGAAAATGGCGAGGGCCGGATCAAATTCCCGATCAACGAGCCCGCCGAGGGCAAGAAGAAATCGCAGATCGACGAGTACCTGCAATACTATCGCGGGCCTGGCGCGCAGCACCTCGCGCTGATCACCGGCGATATTATTGAGACGGTTCGGGCGCTGCGGGCAAATGGTGTCGATTTCCTGCGCACCCCCGACACCTACTACGAGATGCTGTCCGATCGTGTCGGCAAGATCGACGAGGACATCAACATCCTGCGCGAGCTTAACATCCTGGTCGATCGTGATGACGAGGGCTACCTGCTGCAAATCTTCACCCGACCGCTCCAAGATCGCCCGACGGTCTTCTTCGAGATCATCCAGCGCAAGGGCGCTCGTGGCTTTGGCGCTGGCAACTTCAAGGCGCTCTTCGAGGCCATCGAGCGAGAGCAAGCGTTGCGCGGGAATTTGTAA
- a CDS encoding type II secretion system F family protein — MNSMLLILIVFAVVGALVLFLIVRLMGQSAPNVDQRLAQFAGGDVSEQAAPDLRARVDAAVTKTERGSRIARDLARADLKLTAGEFVMLKVGGAGFMALVAAWITSQLLGYWTLSGSIGGLVFGAVLGSFLPDIYVKSRAKSRIRKFNSALADTTAMLASSLRSGYSLLQSMDLVSKEGSGPVASEFRRVVQEVGLGMTTETALANLLRRVPSDDLDLMITAINIQHEVGGNLAQILESIAHTIRERVRIKGEIRTLTAQGRISGYVITALPVGLAIFLSMINPGYMAPMFTFGLPPKAWCCLPVTSGAMIVMGYFAIMKIVDIDI, encoded by the coding sequence ATGAATTCAATGCTACTTATTCTGATTGTCTTTGCAGTTGTCGGCGCGCTCGTGCTCTTTCTGATCGTGCGGCTGATGGGACAATCAGCGCCCAACGTCGATCAGCGGCTGGCCCAATTCGCGGGCGGTGACGTCTCGGAGCAGGCCGCGCCTGACCTGCGGGCACGGGTTGACGCGGCTGTCACCAAAACCGAGCGCGGATCGCGGATCGCCCGCGACCTTGCTCGCGCCGATCTCAAGCTGACCGCAGGCGAGTTCGTCATGCTCAAGGTCGGCGGCGCGGGCTTCATGGCGCTGGTCGCCGCGTGGATCACAAGCCAGTTGCTGGGCTACTGGACCTTGTCCGGCAGCATCGGCGGCCTGGTCTTTGGCGCGGTGCTCGGCTCGTTCCTCCCCGACATCTATGTCAAGTCGCGGGCGAAGAGTCGTATCCGCAAGTTCAACAGCGCGCTGGCCGATACCACCGCGATGCTCGCCAGCTCGCTGCGCTCAGGCTACTCGCTGCTCCAATCGATGGATCTGGTATCGAAAGAAGGCTCAGGGCCGGTCGCCAGCGAGTTCCGGCGCGTCGTCCAGGAGGTGGGCCTTGGCATGACCACCGAGACGGCGCTGGCGAACCTGCTGCGCCGCGTGCCGAGCGACGACCTCGACCTGATGATCACGGCGATCAATATTCAACACGAGGTCGGCGGCAACCTGGCGCAGATCCTCGAAAGTATCGCGCATACCATCCGCGAGCGGGTGCGCATCAAAGGCGAGATTCGCACGCTGACCGCGCAAGGCCGTATTTCGGGCTACGTGATCACCGCGCTGCCGGTCGGCCTGGCAATTTTCCTCTCGATGATCAACCCAGGCTATATGGCTCCGATGTTTACTTTCGGCCTGCCGCCGAAAGCCTGGTGCTGCCTGCCGGTGACATCGGGCGCGATGATCGTCATGGGCTACTTCGCGATCATGAAGATCGTCGATATTGATATCTAG
- a CDS encoding HD domain-containing protein, translating to MHHSISKHDHLARTARISYKLAQIMRADVRICVRAAMIHDIDSRLGTLTTHGRIAAEWAASQGECDAVCHAIETHMYPFGPKPRTREAWVVSLADKAASITDLTVMLGGMVTGHTWHRRRRLQATDPHFVARRHRRHQRRRFARTS from the coding sequence ATGCACCATTCGATCTCCAAGCACGATCACCTGGCGCGCACAGCACGTATTTCGTACAAGCTAGCCCAGATTATGCGCGCGGATGTGCGAATTTGTGTTCGTGCGGCGATGATCCACGATATTGACTCACGGCTTGGGACGCTGACCACGCACGGTCGGATTGCGGCGGAGTGGGCGGCATCGCAGGGTGAGTGCGACGCCGTTTGCCACGCGATCGAGACGCATATGTACCCGTTTGGGCCAAAGCCGCGCACGCGGGAAGCCTGGGTTGTCTCGCTGGCAGACAAAGCGGCCTCGATCACGGACCTGACGGTGATGCTGGGCGGCATGGTTACGGGCCACACCTGGCATCGGCGGCGGAGATTGCAGGCGACCGATCCGCATTTTGTGGCACGACGGCACCGCCGACATCAGCGCCGCCGCTTTGCGCGAACCTCGTAG
- a CDS encoding VanW family protein: METHSINPITSSGVVTVEQLLTAGYTALAVGDYARAERLFRRAVQVNARSAEAWRALADTQTGARHGMCLRWVEYVEGTRRQAQPTPQPVPPALPTVVPRQGRYQARLVGVVGATTLALLLLGSDIAYRERVLPGVHIGPISVGNLQPAAVERAIRQHQQRTAEQLVEVRAGGRSWHIPMRALLRDRSAELARAAIAYGHDPAFWTRATTRARAFLGQEYIVSAPPLDEDAIEAFVAVIADQITRERRDAQVLRTEQGWIVVPEQVGQSIDQIQLAAQVADLLKASAWQAQATPQPLIAAMVYQPPTRTAAQLEPLRQRLQDLAAQPLEIQLGEQRWTMDRSMLMDRTTVIDPAALKPDPALITQQLEPIASQIAVAPQASYLERQAERVRTIVPGNVGRELDREAAIQTIIAALEAHAPQVRLPVREIQPPPGEAEQLGLLAELGRGESQFVTYSSPERDANVAAGGNDIDGVLIAPGEVFSFTQTVGAITWEKGYRWGEMIEAGVMVPSLGGGICQVSTTVFRAAFWSGLEIVERHHHTWRLPWYEVDAPPGMDATIALGGPDLKIRNNTQHHILLKVETDLVTKRQTVVIYGTPDGRKVEMQLLDNGNIGVHRHVINGSQTVGEDTFVSYYSR, translated from the coding sequence ATGGAGACACATTCGATCAACCCAATAACATCCTCCGGCGTCGTGACAGTCGAGCAGCTTCTCACTGCCGGTTATACCGCGCTTGCCGTCGGCGACTACGCCCGCGCCGAGCGGCTCTTCCGCCGCGCAGTGCAGGTTAACGCACGCTCCGCCGAGGCGTGGCGCGCCCTGGCCGACACCCAGACCGGAGCGCGTCATGGGATGTGCTTACGCTGGGTAGAATATGTTGAAGGCACACGACGGCAGGCTCAGCCGACACCGCAGCCGGTACCGCCGGCCCTGCCGACGGTGGTGCCACGGCAGGGCCGGTATCAGGCACGGCTGGTCGGCGTTGTCGGGGCGACGACGCTCGCGCTGCTGCTGCTTGGCAGCGACATTGCCTATCGTGAGCGCGTGCTCCCCGGCGTCCACATCGGGCCGATCAGCGTCGGCAACCTCCAACCGGCAGCGGTCGAGCGCGCTATTCGACAACACCAGCAGCGCACCGCAGAGCAGCTCGTCGAAGTGCGCGCGGGCGGGCGGAGCTGGCACATACCGATGCGCGCGCTGCTCCGCGATCGGAGTGCCGAGCTGGCGCGAGCCGCAATCGCGTATGGACACGATCCCGCGTTCTGGACACGCGCCACAACACGAGCGCGCGCCTTCCTGGGGCAGGAGTACATCGTCAGCGCCCCCCCGCTCGACGAGGACGCGATTGAAGCATTTGTTGCCGTGATTGCCGACCAGATCACGCGCGAGCGGCGCGACGCGCAGGTGCTCCGCACGGAGCAGGGCTGGATCGTCGTGCCGGAGCAGGTCGGACAGTCGATCGATCAGATACAGCTCGCGGCACAAGTCGCCGATCTGCTCAAAGCCAGCGCGTGGCAAGCGCAGGCCACGCCGCAGCCTTTGATCGCCGCGATGGTATACCAGCCGCCGACGCGCACCGCAGCGCAGCTTGAGCCGCTACGACAGCGCTTGCAAGACCTTGCGGCACAGCCGTTAGAAATACAGCTTGGCGAGCAGCGCTGGACCATGGATCGATCCATGCTAATGGATCGTACGACGGTTATCGATCCGGCGGCGCTCAAGCCGGACCCGGCGCTGATCACGCAGCAGCTTGAGCCGATCGCCAGCCAGATTGCGGTCGCGCCGCAGGCTTCGTATCTTGAGCGCCAGGCAGAGCGCGTGCGCACGATCGTGCCGGGCAACGTCGGGCGCGAACTCGATCGAGAGGCCGCGATCCAGACGATCATCGCCGCGCTTGAGGCGCACGCGCCGCAGGTTCGTTTGCCGGTCCGCGAGATTCAGCCTCCACCGGGCGAGGCGGAGCAGCTTGGGCTGCTCGCCGAGCTAGGCCGGGGCGAGTCGCAATTCGTGACGTACTCCTCGCCGGAGCGCGATGCCAACGTCGCCGCCGGAGGAAACGATATCGATGGCGTGCTGATCGCGCCGGGTGAGGTCTTCTCGTTCACGCAGACGGTGGGCGCGATCACCTGGGAGAAAGGCTATCGCTGGGGGGAGATGATCGAGGCGGGCGTGATGGTTCCTTCGCTGGGCGGCGGCATTTGCCAGGTTTCGACGACAGTCTTTCGCGCGGCGTTCTGGAGCGGCCTGGAGATCGTCGAGCGCCATCATCACACGTGGCGTCTGCCCTGGTACGAGGTCGACGCGCCGCCGGGGATGGATGCGACGATCGCGCTGGGCGGGCCTGATCTCAAGATCCGCAACAATACACAGCATCACATCTTGCTTAAAGTTGAAACGGATCTGGTAACGAAACGCCAGACGGTGGTTATCTACGGCACGCCGGATGGTCGTAAAGTTGAGATGCAGCTGCTCGATAACGGCAACATTGGCGTGCATCGGCACGTCATAAACGGCAGCCAAACAGTGGGCGAAGATACCTTCGTCAGCTATTACAGCCGATAG
- a CDS encoding type II secretion system F family protein: MTMLIFGGLLLFGVMIVVIGLAQSRQSATIEGRLSTFTEVPKTLEEMELELPFSERVLRPLMQQMLTSFGKASPSKNAAKIKRNLEMAGNPGNLTPTMFVGVRMSVGLIGLLIGLYMTSMMGLPILNRLLFSIGAAAIGYVFPGIWLDRKIRARKYNILKSMPDALDLLTISVEAGLGFDLALGRVADKWDNELAKEFQRVLSDTRLGTPRRDAMKMMSERCGVEDLTNFVQAIIQAEQLGVSIGKILKVQSEQMRVRRRQRAEELAHQAPIKMLFPMAFLIFPSILVTILGPAIPRLLGNPVFGG, translated from the coding sequence ATGACTATGCTCATTTTTGGCGGGCTGCTGCTCTTTGGCGTGATGATCGTCGTGATCGGCCTCGCCCAAAGCCGTCAGTCCGCAACGATCGAAGGCCGTCTATCGACCTTTACCGAGGTGCCGAAGACGCTGGAGGAGATGGAGCTGGAGCTGCCCTTCAGCGAGCGCGTGCTACGACCGCTGATGCAGCAGATGCTGACCAGCTTCGGCAAGGCCTCGCCCAGCAAAAACGCGGCGAAGATCAAGCGCAATCTTGAGATGGCGGGCAACCCCGGCAACCTGACGCCGACGATGTTCGTCGGTGTGCGCATGTCAGTCGGCCTGATCGGCTTGCTGATTGGCTTATACATGACCTCGATGATGGGCCTGCCGATCCTCAATCGTCTGCTCTTCTCGATCGGTGCCGCCGCGATCGGCTATGTCTTCCCCGGCATCTGGCTCGACCGCAAGATTCGCGCGCGCAAATACAACATCCTCAAGTCGATGCCCGACGCGCTGGACCTGCTGACGATCAGCGTGGAGGCCGGTCTTGGCTTCGATCTAGCGCTTGGGCGCGTGGCCGATAAGTGGGACAACGAGCTGGCGAAAGAGTTTCAGCGCGTGCTGTCGGATACCCGCCTGGGCACGCCGCGCCGCGATGCGATGAAGATGATGTCGGAGCGCTGCGGCGTCGAAGACCTGACCAACTTCGTCCAGGCGATCATTCAGGCCGAGCAACTGGGCGTGAGCATCGGCAAGATCCTCAAGGTTCAATCGGAGCAAATGCGCGTGCGACGGCGGCAGCGCGCGGAAGAGCTGGCACATCAGGCTCCGATCAAGATGCTCTTCCCGATGGCGTTTCTGATCTTTCCGTCGATTCTTGTCACCATTCTGGGACCGGCGATCCCGCGTCTGCTTGGTAATCCGGTCTTCGGCGGGTAG
- a CDS encoding DUF2207 domain-containing protein has translation MRYRWLLVWMLLVLPATALAQTAPQLHWQQYDNIVEIQQDGNVQIREQQVLVVDRGPARGMNRTFETGNFGRVTNIRVSEDGQLYQRRDGRDPGTYSGSDDGSQANIRVNFRDPDAQRHTITIQYTISRSLVADNNQAVFDWNFFWSGSSAPEIRNGSVVLRFPGTVGANQLKVDTSGVPVRQTSTSDSVRWELTQPIQGQQLGVQAAFPRALLTSSAQFRSAESPRQPPASVPSNGVPSNGVPAPGVTTGLGIGGAVFCLFMLLFLFIAFSIIRASVRSRRVHGYPTTQPTYDQDPFGTPYTRRGWRRGRRYGGWGGGFGVPPIIIMPPSQPHDHHSPSPFDNTPFDSGSGGGGSSWGDSSGGGSSWGDSSGGGSSWGSSSGGGSSWGDMGGGGSSWGGGGDSGGGGGGDSSGGSGGGSFD, from the coding sequence ATGCGTTATCGTTGGTTACTGGTGTGGATGTTGCTGGTACTGCCTGCCACAGCGCTAGCCCAAACGGCTCCGCAGCTTCACTGGCAACAGTACGACAATATTGTCGAAATTCAGCAGGATGGGAACGTTCAGATCCGAGAGCAGCAGGTGCTGGTGGTCGATCGCGGCCCTGCCAGGGGTATGAACCGCACCTTTGAAACCGGCAACTTCGGTCGGGTGACAAACATTCGGGTGTCCGAGGACGGCCAGCTCTATCAGCGCCGTGATGGTCGCGACCCCGGCACGTACTCCGGCAGCGACGACGGCAGCCAGGCGAATATTCGGGTCAACTTCCGCGATCCCGACGCTCAACGCCACACCATCACCATTCAATATACGATTAGCCGCTCGCTGGTCGCCGACAACAACCAGGCGGTCTTCGACTGGAACTTCTTCTGGAGCGGATCGAGTGCGCCGGAGATCAGGAATGGCAGCGTTGTGCTGCGCTTTCCTGGCACTGTCGGCGCTAATCAGCTCAAGGTTGATACCAGCGGCGTGCCCGTTCGCCAGACCTCGACAAGCGATAGCGTGCGCTGGGAGCTGACACAGCCTATTCAGGGCCAGCAGCTCGGCGTTCAAGCCGCGTTTCCGCGCGCGCTGCTCACGTCGTCGGCCCAATTTCGCTCGGCGGAGAGCCCACGCCAGCCCCCCGCCAGTGTGCCGTCCAATGGCGTGCCGTCCAATGGTGTGCCAGCGCCGGGTGTTACAACAGGTCTAGGCATCGGCGGCGCTGTGTTCTGCCTGTTCATGCTGTTGTTCTTGTTCATCGCCTTCTCGATCATTCGCGCCTCAGTGCGTTCGCGCCGGGTGCATGGCTACCCAACCACGCAGCCGACCTACGATCAAGATCCGTTTGGCACGCCCTATACCCGCCGTGGCTGGCGGCGTGGCCGACGATATGGCGGCTGGGGCGGCGGCTTTGGCGTTCCGCCGATTATTATCATGCCGCCCAGCCAGCCCCACGATCACCACTCACCCTCGCCGTTTGACAACACGCCCTTCGACAGCGGCTCCGGGGGCGGCGGCTCGTCCTGGGGTGATAGCAGCGGCGGCGGCTCGTCCTGGGGTGATAGCAGTGGCGGCGGCTCGTCCTGGGGCAGCTCAAGCGGCGGTGGTAGCTCATGGGGCGATATGGGTGGCGGCGGCTCGTCCTGGGGTGGCGGCGGTGACTCCGGTGGTGGCGGTGGCGGTGACTCCAGTGGCGGCTCCGGCGGCGGCAGCTTCGACTGA
- a CDS encoding DUF192 domain-containing protein — translation MSRIVNTTRGTVLASRAEWARSFWARLRGLMFRSSLPDGGGLIIEPNSSVHTFWMRFPIDVVFVDRQNRVVGLTPAMPPNRPYAGARRARSTIELPAGVIAATNTQIGDTIAFENGG, via the coding sequence ATGAGCCGCATCGTCAACACTACCCGTGGAACCGTGCTTGCCAGCCGCGCAGAGTGGGCGCGATCGTTTTGGGCGCGGCTGCGCGGTCTGATGTTCCGCTCCAGCCTGCCGGATGGCGGCGGTCTAATCATCGAGCCGAACAGCAGCGTCCATACCTTCTGGATGCGCTTTCCGATCGATGTCGTCTTCGTGGACCGTCAGAACCGTGTGGTCGGCCTGACCCCGGCGATGCCGCCCAACCGACCATACGCTGGCGCGCGGCGGGCACGATCCACGATCGAGCTGCCCGCAGGCGTAATCGCCGCCACCAACACGCAGATCGGCGATACGATCGCATTCGAGAACGGCGGCTGA